The following proteins are co-located in the Bordetella bronchialis genome:
- a CDS encoding polysaccharide deacetylase family protein: MSTHTWPTGARAVALLTVNFDAESFDLKEVPTERMFGRYSYGRYAVRAGFPRLVELFNRHDVPATFFVPGTDARRHPDLIRELAANGHEIAARGIDLENFATLGDKEAQVLKDSRDILADAAGVAPAGFRAPGGELSSKTLHHLADLGFIYDASFQDADHPYVFGLTGEKKVVELPSSFALDDAPIYSARHTHARLQAIWRDEIAAMHAEGTLIPITLNLRGDFGSTRAARIAVLDTLLAELKQLGGVRFMTCQQLADHTLSLNLTPEPDPYRAHANTLAKQVYRGDLAIRPL, translated from the coding sequence ATGAGCACGCATACCTGGCCCACCGGCGCCCGCGCGGTCGCCTTGCTGACCGTCAACTTCGACGCCGAATCCTTCGACCTGAAGGAAGTCCCCACCGAACGCATGTTCGGCCGCTACTCCTATGGCCGCTACGCCGTGCGCGCCGGCTTCCCACGCCTGGTCGAACTGTTCAACAGGCATGACGTGCCCGCCACCTTCTTCGTACCGGGCACGGACGCACGCCGCCATCCCGACCTGATCCGCGAACTGGCCGCCAACGGCCACGAAATCGCCGCCCGCGGTATCGACCTGGAAAACTTCGCCACCCTGGGCGACAAGGAAGCGCAAGTCCTGAAGGACTCGCGCGACATCCTGGCGGACGCGGCCGGCGTCGCGCCCGCAGGCTTCCGCGCCCCCGGCGGCGAGCTCTCCTCGAAGACGCTGCATCACCTGGCCGACCTGGGCTTCATCTACGACGCCAGCTTCCAGGACGCCGATCATCCCTACGTATTCGGCCTGACGGGGGAGAAGAAAGTCGTCGAGCTACCCTCGTCCTTCGCCCTGGACGACGCACCCATCTACTCGGCCCGCCACACGCATGCTCGCCTGCAAGCCATCTGGCGCGACGAAATCGCCGCCATGCACGCGGAAGGCACGCTCATCCCCATCACCCTGAACCTGCGCGGCGATTTCGGCTCCACCCGCGCCGCACGCATCGCCGTGCTCGACACCTTGCTGGCCGAGCTCAAGCAACTGGGCGGCGTCCGCTTCATGACCTGCCAGCAATTGGCCGACCACACGCTATCGCTGAACCTGACGCCCGAGCCGGATCCGTACCGCGCCCACGCCAACACCCTGGCCAAGCAGGTATATCGAGGCGACCTGGCCATCCGGCCGCTGTAG
- a CDS encoding polysaccharide deacetylase family protein, translated as MRQTTFPEAMRCVVLIGIDFDGPSHEVGRGIAPLGKHSWGNYSARCGVPRHMEMLDRHNIKGTFFVPGYDAERHPATIEDIDRNGFEVAAHGYLHEAWELEAAEEEALLRKTDGILRDIIKKPVLGWRSPSGRKSDKTMKVLKSLGYIYDSSDKDYDRPYRLRFGKGQDDVIVELPNNTYSLDDFPFYKFSYTPPSEVLAQWKTEFDAIYRNDRFFVMSLHPRAGWGSGTPSRTKALSDLIAYMKTHDGVQFMESRAFAQWCLDNSNNLEEVSFA; from the coding sequence ATGAGACAAACCACATTTCCAGAGGCCATGCGCTGCGTCGTGCTGATCGGCATCGACTTCGATGGCCCCAGCCATGAAGTAGGGCGCGGCATCGCCCCGCTGGGCAAGCATTCCTGGGGCAACTACTCCGCCCGCTGCGGCGTGCCGCGGCATATGGAGATGCTGGACCGCCACAACATCAAGGGCACTTTCTTCGTGCCCGGCTATGATGCCGAGCGCCATCCCGCCACCATCGAGGATATCGACCGCAACGGCTTCGAGGTCGCCGCGCACGGCTATCTGCACGAGGCCTGGGAACTGGAAGCCGCCGAGGAGGAAGCGCTGCTGCGCAAGACCGACGGCATCCTGCGCGACATCATCAAGAAACCCGTGCTGGGCTGGCGCTCGCCGTCCGGCCGCAAAAGCGACAAGACCATGAAGGTGCTGAAGTCGCTGGGCTACATCTACGATTCCAGCGACAAGGACTACGACCGCCCGTACCGGCTGCGCTTCGGCAAGGGCCAGGACGACGTCATCGTCGAGCTGCCCAACAACACCTACAGCCTGGACGACTTCCCCTTCTACAAGTTCAGCTATACGCCGCCATCCGAAGTCCTGGCGCAATGGAAGACCGAGTTCGACGCCATCTACCGCAACGACCGCTTCTTCGTCATGTCGCTGCACCCGCGCGCCGGCTGGGGCTCGGGCACGCCCTCGCGCACCAAGGCCCTGTCCGACCTGATCGCCTACATGAAGACGCACGACGGCGTGCAATTCATGGAATCGCGCGCCTTCGCGCAATGGTGCCTGGACAACAGCAACAATCTTGAAGAGGTGTCGTTCGCATGA
- a CDS encoding Bug family tripartite tricarboxylate transporter substrate binding protein gives MKKAFEHHLPRGGVFTGGLARMAATLALGVAVAVSGTAAAQDGDKYPSHPIRLIVPFAAGGGTDIQARIVAQEVGKELGQTIVVENRPGAGGGIGASFVGQAKPDGYTLLVGSTGTHGANQFLYSKLPYDPVRDFTPITVLATFDNVVVVPESSKVHTLKELVDAAKANPGKLNYGVTTVGSSAHLAVEKFNRDAGIKASGVPYNGAGQATTDLLAGRLDYMLDLVGTQIGNIKAGKVRPIATTALKRNAVLPDVPTIAESGYPGFSAVGWVGLFGPAGMPQSTVDTLYKAIEKVYASPDFQATMRARSFDIANMPPAEFSKFLDAERQKWGTVVRESNIKLD, from the coding sequence ATGAAAAAGGCCTTCGAACACCATCTGCCGCGCGGCGGCGTCTTTACCGGCGGGCTGGCCCGCATGGCCGCCACGCTGGCGCTGGGCGTTGCCGTCGCCGTGTCCGGTACGGCCGCGGCGCAGGACGGCGACAAATATCCCTCTCATCCGATCCGGCTGATCGTGCCATTCGCCGCGGGCGGCGGCACGGACATCCAGGCGCGCATCGTCGCGCAGGAAGTGGGCAAGGAACTGGGCCAGACCATCGTGGTCGAGAACCGGCCGGGTGCCGGCGGCGGTATCGGCGCGTCCTTCGTCGGCCAGGCCAAGCCCGACGGCTATACCTTGCTGGTCGGCTCCACCGGCACGCACGGCGCCAACCAATTCCTGTATTCCAAACTGCCGTATGACCCCGTCAGGGACTTCACGCCGATCACCGTACTGGCCACCTTCGACAACGTCGTTGTGGTGCCCGAGTCGTCCAAGGTGCATACGCTGAAAGAACTGGTCGACGCGGCCAAGGCCAATCCCGGCAAGCTGAACTACGGCGTCACCACGGTGGGCAGCTCGGCCCACCTGGCGGTGGAGAAGTTCAACCGCGACGCCGGCATCAAGGCCAGCGGCGTGCCGTACAACGGCGCGGGCCAGGCGACGACGGACCTGCTGGCGGGCCGCCTGGACTATATGCTGGACCTGGTCGGCACGCAGATCGGCAACATCAAGGCCGGCAAGGTGCGGCCCATCGCCACCACGGCGCTCAAGCGCAACGCCGTCCTGCCCGATGTCCCGACCATCGCGGAATCCGGATATCCCGGCTTCAGCGCGGTGGGCTGGGTAGGCCTGTTCGGGCCCGCCGGCATGCCGCAATCGACGGTCGACACGCTGTACAAGGCCATCGAGAAAGTCTATGCCTCGCCGGACTTCCAGGCCACCATGCGCGCCCGGTCTTTCGACATCGCCAACATGCCGCCCGCGGAATTCTCCAAATTCCTGGATGCCGAACGCCAGAAGTGGGGCACGGTGGTGCGCGAGTCCAATATCAAGCTGGATTGA
- a CDS encoding C45 family autoproteolytic acyltransferase/hydolase, with protein sequence MSRQQVTPFPLYEISGAPRERGRSYGEQARQRIARSIEHYSEQAARWKLERSEIDKIIHSYIPAVRKFDENYLTEMQGIAEGAGVRLEDIFLLNARTEVMKLAFKPELRARLLGETNDGCTSVKVMREATADGQLIHAQNWDWKEECSETGVVLRILRDDGPDILTFTEAGMLARSGFNSAGISITGNNLECDRDYRQIGVPLPLIRRKALESPYLAWAMHAVYATPKTGSNNMAVCHHEGVAINFECAPDETFQLLPRNGLLVHSNHWLSPIALAKLKDTGIAFSPCTLYREQRVRDLLAPDVGRITVDSVKQALLDDFQSPWSVCRPPRGDFGRDTRSATVSTVVMQPALNVMEVANLPALDPTFTRYELPRRNR encoded by the coding sequence ATGAGCAGGCAGCAAGTGACGCCGTTCCCCCTGTACGAAATCAGCGGCGCGCCGCGGGAGCGGGGCCGGTCCTATGGCGAGCAGGCCCGGCAGCGCATCGCCCGCTCCATCGAGCACTACAGCGAACAGGCGGCCCGCTGGAAGCTGGAACGCAGCGAGATCGACAAGATCATCCACAGCTACATCCCGGCGGTGCGCAAGTTCGACGAGAACTACTTGACCGAGATGCAAGGCATTGCGGAAGGGGCGGGGGTGCGCCTGGAAGACATCTTCCTGCTGAACGCCCGCACCGAAGTCATGAAGCTGGCCTTCAAACCGGAGCTGCGCGCGCGTCTGCTGGGCGAAACCAACGATGGCTGCACTTCCGTGAAGGTCATGCGCGAAGCCACCGCCGACGGCCAATTGATCCACGCGCAGAACTGGGACTGGAAGGAAGAATGCTCGGAGACCGGCGTGGTGCTGCGCATCCTGCGCGATGACGGCCCGGACATCCTTACCTTTACGGAAGCCGGAATGCTGGCCCGCTCGGGCTTCAACTCCGCCGGAATATCGATCACGGGCAACAACCTGGAGTGCGATCGCGATTACAGGCAGATCGGTGTGCCGTTGCCCCTGATCCGCCGCAAGGCCCTGGAAAGCCCGTACCTGGCCTGGGCCATGCACGCGGTGTACGCGACACCCAAGACCGGCTCCAACAATATGGCCGTGTGCCATCACGAAGGCGTTGCCATCAATTTCGAGTGCGCGCCGGACGAGACCTTCCAGCTGCTGCCGCGGAACGGCCTGCTGGTGCATTCCAATCATTGGCTGAGCCCGATCGCCCTGGCGAAGCTCAAGGACACGGGCATCGCGTTCTCGCCGTGCACGCTGTATCGCGAGCAGCGCGTGCGCGACCTGCTGGCGCCGGACGTGGGCCGCATCACCGTGGATTCCGTAAAACAGGCGCTGCTCGACGATTTCCAGTCGCCGTGGTCGGTGTGCAGGCCGCCGCGCGGCGACTTCGGGCGCGATACGCGTAGCGCGACGGTATCCACGGTCGTCATGCAGCCGGCGCTGAACGTGATGGAAGTGGCCAACCTGCCTGCGCTGGATCCCACGTTCACCCGCTATGAGTTGCCGCGGCGGAACCGCTAG
- a CDS encoding LysR family transcriptional regulator produces MELDTLRKVNLNLLTVFELLMETRSATETAARLHTTQPGISRKLAELRRLLADPLFVLVRRQLVPTPRALEIRPVVREALAAIGGIMEDGGAFDPMKSSRTFRIAARHTIEWMLAPGLRSYCDSHAPGVRFSFVNMQGVALPEKQLEDHSIDIALGRFEEVGGRFRTHALFDDDRVCLLRHGHPAARKRLTPANFCQLRFVTTTDMYGKDNEVDAWLRKSGFQRQFDLYVSSMSHVPLILLQTDLAVTMPRKLAMYVARFHPLHVLELGFQLPRSHYNMVWHARWDEVPSHRWMRETVAGLMTAGVFQKSGSPSAQVGNAGL; encoded by the coding sequence GTGGAACTGGATACGCTGCGCAAGGTCAACCTGAACCTGCTGACGGTGTTCGAACTGCTGATGGAAACGCGCAGCGCCACGGAGACCGCGGCCCGGCTGCATACGACCCAGCCCGGCATCAGCCGAAAGCTGGCCGAATTGCGCCGGCTGCTGGCGGATCCCTTGTTCGTCCTGGTGCGCAGGCAACTCGTCCCTACCCCGCGCGCGCTGGAAATCCGCCCGGTCGTACGGGAAGCCCTGGCGGCCATCGGCGGCATCATGGAAGACGGCGGGGCCTTCGATCCCATGAAGTCTTCGCGCACCTTCCGCATCGCCGCCCGCCATACCATCGAATGGATGCTGGCGCCCGGCCTGCGCAGCTATTGCGACAGCCATGCGCCCGGGGTGCGATTCAGCTTTGTCAATATGCAAGGCGTGGCGCTGCCGGAAAAACAGCTGGAGGATCACTCCATCGACATCGCGCTGGGCCGCTTCGAAGAGGTCGGCGGCCGTTTCCGCACGCACGCGCTATTCGACGACGATCGGGTCTGCCTGTTAAGGCATGGGCATCCCGCCGCGCGCAAGCGGCTGACGCCCGCCAATTTCTGCCAGCTGCGCTTCGTGACCACGACCGATATGTACGGCAAGGACAACGAGGTGGACGCATGGTTGCGCAAGTCCGGCTTTCAACGGCAGTTCGATCTGTACGTGTCCAGCATGAGCCATGTCCCCTTGATCCTGCTGCAGACCGACCTTGCCGTAACCATGCCGCGCAAACTGGCGATGTACGTGGCGCGGTTCCATCCCCTGCATGTCCTGGAGCTCGGCTTCCAGCTGCCGCGGTCGCACTACAACATGGTCTGGCATGCCCGATGGGATGAAGTCCCGTCGCATCGATGGATGCGCGAGACCGTCGCGGGATTGATGACAGCTGGGGTATTCCAGAAGTCTGGCTCGCCTTCAGCTCAAGTTGGGAATGCTGGCCTGTAG